A region from the Malus domestica chromosome 07, GDT2T_hap1 genome encodes:
- the LOC103419993 gene encoding methionine aminopeptidase 1A-like produces the protein MAGGSDVAEPASLSCASCGKPAHLQCPKCVQLKLPREAAAFCTQDCFKASWNSHKSVHLKTKSSEAGSGTPEEEGWLYCLRKGQARTAKLPYFDWTGALRPYPISSKRIVPAHIDLPDWASDGIPKAEPNSDLQRVVEIKTADQIERMRETCRIAREVLDAAARVIRPGITTDEIDRVVHEATIAAGGYPSPLNYHFFPKSCCTSVNEVICHGIPDARKLEDGDIINVDVTVYYKGVHGDLNETYFVGNVDEESQRLVQSTYESMEKAISIVKPGMRFREVGEVINRHVTMSGFSVVKSYCGHGIGELFHCAPNIPHYTRNKAVGVMKAGQTFTIEPMINAGVWRDRMWPDGWTVVTADGKRSAQFEHTLLVTETGVEVLTARLPSSPKVFPWLNA, from the exons ATGGCAGGTGGTTCAGATGTCGCCGAACCAGCTAGCTTGTCCTGTGCCAGTTGCGGCAAGCCGGCCCATCTTCA GTGTCCCAAATGTGTGCAATTAAAGCTCCCTCGCGAAGCTGCTGCTTTCTG CACTCAGGATTGTTTTAAGGCTTCTTGGAACTCTCACAAATCCGTGCATCTAAAAACCAAGTCGTCTGAAGCTGGGTCGGGTACTCCAGAGGAAGAAGGCTGGCTATATTGCTTGAGGAAAGGACAAGCTCGAACAGCAAAGCTTCCGTATTTTGATTGGACTGG GGCACTGAGGCCGTATCCTATATCTAGTAAGCGTATAGTACCTGCTCATATTGATCTGCCTGATTGGGCATCCGAT GGGATTCCAAAAGCTGAGCCCAATAGTGATCTGCAGCGCGTTGTTGAG ATCAAGACGGCGGATCAAATTGAGAGAATGCGAGAAACTTGTCGA ATTGCAAGGGAGGTTTTAGATGCCGCTGCTCGTGTAATACGGCCTGGTATCACAACAGATGAAATTGATCGGGTGGTCCATGAGGCTACTATTGCTGCTG GTGGATATCCATCTCCTCTCAACTACCATTTTTTCCCCAAGTCTTGCTGCAC GTCAGTCAATGAAGTAATTTGCCATGGTATTCCTGATGCCAG GAAATTAGAGGATGGTGATATAATCAATGTTGATGTGACTGTGTATTATAAAGGCGTCCATG GTGATTTAAATGAAACATACTTTGTGGGAAATGTTGATGAAGAGTCTCAACGGCTAGTCCAATCTACTTATGAGAGCATGGAGAAAGCAATATCCATCG TAAAACCTGGAATGCGATTCCGTGAAGTCGGTGAAGTCATTAATCGCCATGTAACAATGTCGGGATTCTCTGTG GTGAAATCATATTGTGGTCATGGTATTGGGGAGCTTTTTCATTGTGCACCAAATATTCCCCATTACACAA GAAACAAAGCAGTTGGTGTAATGAAAGCTGGACAGACTTTTACAATTGAACCCATGATAAATGCAG GGGTTTGGCGTGATCGGATGTGGCCTGATGGATGGACAGTTGTTACAGCAGATGGCAAGCGCAGTGCACAGTTTGAGCACACACTTCTG GTGACAGAGACTGGAGTTGAAGTTCTTACAGCTCGGTTGCCATCATCACCCAAAGTATTCCCTTGGTTAAATGCTTAA
- the LOC139197719 gene encoding uncharacterized mitochondrial protein AtMg00810-like — translation MSNLNKLNFSALEVSRRNYLKWVQDVKLNLTAKVYVDDMNLIGTLAELEEIATHLKSEFEMKDLGKTRYYLSLKIEHCSDRILEDEEEILEPKVPYLSAIGALLYLTRFTRPDISFVVNLLARYSNAPTCRHWNGVKDIFHYLKGTTDLGLFYTRESLSVAAPYGHRIDSRLVGYADAGYLSNP, via the exons atgtcgaacttgaacaagctcaatTTCTCCGCTCTAGAAGTCTCTAGAAGAAACtatctgaagtgggttcaagacgtgaagctcaatctcactgcaaagg tttatgtcgatgacatgaacctcattgggactcttgcagagcttgaggaaattgctacacacttgaaatcagaatttgagatgaaggatcttgggaaaactcgatattaTCTCAGCTTgaagatcgagcattgttcggatagaatccta gaggacgaggaagagattttggaacccaaagttccttacctaagtgcaattggggctttattgtacttgactCGGTTCACTAGACCCGATATCTCATTCGTTGTGAATCTATTggctagatacagcaatgcgcccACATGCaggcactggaatggtgttaaagacattttccactACCTCAAAGGTACTACAGATTTGGGTTTGTTCTATACCCGCGAATCTCTAAGTGTTGCCGCCCCCTATGGCCATCggattgattctcgccttgttggttatgcagaTGCTGGATATCTATCTAATCCATAG